One Candidatus Eisenbacteria bacterium DNA segment encodes these proteins:
- the citF gene encoding citrate lyase subunit alpha: protein MNTNETLVRLKTQDPALGPLRPFAGANASTPYLESQDTKLHRKLCGSLEEAIRRSGLENGMTISFHHAFREGDKVVNQVVDTLARLGFKNLTLASSSLLNCHDPLVEHIRSGVVAQIYTSGLRGKLAEAVSNGLMKRPVQIHSHGGRVHLLQTGELKIDVAFLGVSCCDEFGNANGSHGKLSCGSLGYAKVDAQYARRVVLLTEELVDFPNHPVSISQDRVDWIVKLDQVGDPTLISVGAARVTSNPRELLIARRAADVIEHAGYFESGFSMQTGSGASSTAATRFLEERMTRKGIKASFALGGITGSIADLHKKGLIEAIVDVQSFDRDAAESLRTSSAHLEISANEYANPTSRGACVDRVNVVIESALEIDLDFNVNVITGSDGVMRGASGGHSDVAAAADLTIIVAPLVRSRIPTVVRRVTTLLTPGESVDVLVTDHGIAVNPARPEVEKRLRDARLPVMTIKELYEKAVALTGEPEPLEFTDRIVGIIRYRDGSVIDVVRQVKN, encoded by the coding sequence ATGAACACGAACGAGACCCTCGTACGACTGAAGACGCAGGATCCCGCGCTCGGCCCGCTGCGGCCGTTCGCTGGAGCGAACGCGTCGACGCCCTATCTCGAGAGCCAGGACACCAAGCTGCACCGCAAGCTCTGTGGATCGCTCGAGGAGGCTATCCGGCGCTCGGGGCTCGAGAATGGAATGACCATCTCCTTCCATCACGCCTTCCGCGAGGGCGACAAGGTGGTCAACCAGGTCGTCGATACCCTGGCGCGTCTCGGCTTCAAGAACCTGACGCTCGCCTCGAGCTCGCTGCTGAACTGTCACGATCCGCTCGTCGAGCACATTCGGAGCGGGGTCGTCGCGCAGATCTATACGTCCGGCCTGCGTGGCAAGCTCGCGGAAGCGGTCTCGAACGGCCTGATGAAGCGACCCGTCCAGATTCACTCGCACGGAGGCCGGGTTCACCTGCTCCAGACGGGGGAGCTGAAAATCGACGTCGCCTTCCTCGGCGTCTCCTGTTGTGACGAGTTCGGCAACGCGAACGGCTCGCACGGCAAGCTCAGCTGCGGCTCGCTCGGCTATGCGAAAGTCGATGCCCAGTACGCCCGCCGGGTCGTGCTGCTGACCGAAGAGCTCGTGGACTTCCCGAATCACCCGGTCAGCATCTCGCAGGACCGCGTCGATTGGATCGTCAAGCTGGATCAGGTGGGCGACCCCACCTTGATCAGCGTCGGCGCGGCGCGCGTGACCAGCAATCCGCGAGAGCTGCTGATCGCGCGGCGCGCCGCGGACGTCATCGAGCACGCCGGCTATTTCGAGAGCGGCTTCTCCATGCAGACGGGCTCGGGCGCGTCGTCCACGGCCGCCACCCGGTTCCTCGAGGAGCGCATGACGCGCAAGGGCATCAAGGCGAGCTTCGCCCTGGGCGGCATCACTGGCAGCATCGCCGATCTGCACAAGAAGGGGCTGATCGAGGCGATCGTCGACGTGCAGTCGTTCGATCGCGACGCAGCGGAATCGCTGCGCACTTCGAGCGCCCACCTCGAGATCTCGGCCAACGAGTATGCGAATCCCACTTCGAGGGGCGCTTGCGTCGATCGGGTGAACGTCGTGATCGAGAGCGCGCTGGAGATCGACCTCGACTTCAACGTCAACGTGATCACCGGCTCCGACGGGGTCATGCGCGGCGCATCGGGCGGACATAGCGACGTGGCGGCAGCGGCCGACCTGACCATCATCGTGGCGCCGTTGGTGCGGAGCCGCATCCCGACGGTCGTGCGCCGCGTGACGACCTTGCTGACGCCCGGGGAATCGGTCGACGTGCTGGTGACCGACCACGGCATCGCCGTGAACCCGGCGCGGCCGGAGGTCGAGAAGCGCCTGCGCGACGCTCGGCTGCCCGTCATGACGATCAAGGAGCTGTACGAGAAGGCGGTCGCCCTGACCGGCGAGCCGGAGCCCCTCGAGTTCACGGATCGCATCGTCGGGATCATCCGCTATCGCGACGGCAGTGTGATCGACGTCGTGCGGCAGGTGAAGAACTGA